Part of the Methylovirgula sp. 4M-Z18 genome is shown below.
TTTCCATTCTTAGTGGAACTGGGGAACAGTTCGGCAAATATGCGGATCGCCGCTTCGAGGTCATACGATCTTGCAATCAAATCGCCGACCGCCCAGCAAAAATTCAAATTATTATACCTCGCGTATTTCCGCGCATACCCTCCATAAGAGCGAATTTTTGTTGCTCAGTTAATCTCCCCATATCGGTAGAAAGTTCCATCACGAATGAATCAATTCCATTCTTTGAAAATAGTTTGTCACTAGACAATATATCTATGATTATCTCAAAACACTCATCTGGAAGGGCTGCTGAGGACAGGGATATACCCCTGTATAACCTGATGAGGGTGTCGAACGATTTTCGACCCCGTTCGGAGTCTGAGAATAGCGCGCCCCTAAGCTTCTCAACGTCATCCTTCATGTTTCCTATCACCTTCACGGCGCTTTCCTGCTCTGGGCTGCTCTCACCCGAATCGCTCGATCGCTCAGCGGCGGAAATGCTTAGGTGTGTGTCCCGTCCAACGGCGGAACGCCCGGCGAAAATTCGCCGGATCGGCAAAGCCCAGCGCGGCCGCCACATCCTCATTGGCCATCGTGGTTTCCTTGAGATATTTGATGGCGAGTTCGCTGCGAACTTCGTCCAGGAGCGCCCGAAACGAGGTTTGCTCGCCAAGCAGACGCCTCCGGATGGTGCGGCCCGTCATGCCCAGTTGCGCGGCCACATTCTCGAGTGTCGCCTTCCGCGGGCCTATCTGCACGATCGCCCGTCGCACTTGGGCCGCAACGCCGCGATAGGATTCCATACCCGCCAGCAAAGCGTCGCATGCCTCGACCACGGCCGAATGGGTCGCACGGTTGCCGAGCTTCGGCATCTCATCGAGCGCGGCGGAGTCAAAGCTGATCTGATTGGCTTTTTGTCCCCAGCGCACGGGGCATCCGACCAATTCCTCGCTCAAATTGAAATCGCTTCCCCGCTCGTGGCGCAGCGAGATTTCGCGCGGCACGAAAGACGGCCCCATAATGTCGCGGTGA
Proteins encoded:
- a CDS encoding AraC family transcriptional regulator codes for the protein MLEIRSVERIHSATKAGAIVDDLIAQGVSPSEALKGTHIPFSELHSHEIRISQEQLLTVCANAMRLSSDPHLPYRIGTSIHLSVYGMYGFAILSCPNFRWAMEFATRYHLLAAPLATIAFSEHDAVSTWTIETLPNPKMDDRLSRFIVELQVGIHTSLHRDIMGPSFVPREISLRHERGSDFNLSEELVGCPVRWGQKANQISFDSAALDEMPKLGNRATHSAVVEACDALLAGMESYRGVAAQVRRAIVQIGPRKATLENVAAQLGMTGRTIRRRLLGEQTSFRALLDEVRSELAIKYLKETTMANEDVAAALGFADPANFRRAFRRWTGHTPKHFRR